A stretch of the Archocentrus centrarchus isolate MPI-CPG fArcCen1 unplaced genomic scaffold, fArcCen1 scaffold_26_ctg1, whole genome shotgun sequence genome encodes the following:
- the LOC115776047 gene encoding derlin-2-like isoform X1: MSDSEAGAAAAAAGMAHSFTQEYFQIPVVTRAYTTACVLTTAAVQLEFISPFQLYFNPELIIRRYQLWRLITSFLFFGSLGFSFVFNIIFLYRYCRMLEEGCFRGRTADFVFMFLFGGIVITLFGLFVNIFFLGQAFIIMLVYVWSRRHPLIRMNFFGLLNFQAPFLPWVLMGFSLLLGNSIVVDLLGISVGHMYYFLEDVFPNQPGGRKLLMTPELLRAMFDRPEDPDYRPLLEEEEQGGDLQPNEEQQNYEPREL, encoded by the exons ATGAGTGACAGCgaggcaggagcagcagcagcagcagcagggatggCTCACAGCTTCACTCAGGAGTATTTTCAGATCCCTGTGGTGACCCGAGCGTACACGACCGCCTGCGTCCTCACCACCGCTGCTGTG caaCTTGAGTTTATCAGCCCGTTTCAGCTCTACTTCAACCCAGAGCTCATCATCAGGAGATACCAG CTATGGCGCCTGATAACCAGCTTCCTGTTCTTCGGTTCTCTTGGATTCAGTTTCGTGTTCAACatcatttttct CTATCGGTACTGCCGGATGCTGGAGGAAGGCTGTTTCCGGGGCAGGACGGCGGACTTTGTTTTCATGTTCCTGTTTGGAGGAATCGTGATCACT CTCTTCGGTCTGTTCGTCAACATCTTCTTCCTGGGTCAGGCCTTCATCATCATGCTGGTGTACGTGTGGAGTAGAAGACATCCGCTCATACGCATGAACTTCTTCGGCCTCCTGAACTTTCAGGCCCCGTTTCTGCCCTGGGTGCTGATGGGATTTTCGCTGCTGCTCGGAAACTCCATCGTGGTCGACCTGCTCG GTATCAGTGTTGGACACATGTACTATTTCCTGGAAGACGTGTTTCCAAACCAGCCGGGAGGACGGAAGCTGCTGATGACACCAGAACTTCT ACGAGCCATGTTTGATCGGCCAGAGGACCCAGACTACCGTCCCctcctggaggaggaggagcagggtgGAGATCTGCAGCCGAACGAGGAGCAACAGAACTACGAGCCCAGAGAGCTGTGA
- the LOC115776047 gene encoding derlin-2-like isoform X2, protein MAHSFTQEYFQIPVVTRAYTTACVLTTAAQLEFISPFQLYFNPELIIRRYQLWRLITSFLFFGSLGFSFVFNIIFLYRYCRMLEEGCFRGRTADFVFMFLFGGIVITLFGLFVNIFFLGQAFIIMLVYVWSRRHPLIRMNFFGLLNFQAPFLPWVLMGFSLLLGNSIVVDLLGISVGHMYYFLEDVFPNQPGGRKLLMTPELLRAMFDRPEDPDYRPLLEEEEQGGDLQPNEEQQNYEPREL, encoded by the exons atggCTCACAGCTTCACTCAGGAGTATTTTCAGATCCCTGTGGTGACCCGAGCGTACACGACCGCCTGCGTCCTCACCACCGCTGCT caaCTTGAGTTTATCAGCCCGTTTCAGCTCTACTTCAACCCAGAGCTCATCATCAGGAGATACCAG CTATGGCGCCTGATAACCAGCTTCCTGTTCTTCGGTTCTCTTGGATTCAGTTTCGTGTTCAACatcatttttct CTATCGGTACTGCCGGATGCTGGAGGAAGGCTGTTTCCGGGGCAGGACGGCGGACTTTGTTTTCATGTTCCTGTTTGGAGGAATCGTGATCACT CTCTTCGGTCTGTTCGTCAACATCTTCTTCCTGGGTCAGGCCTTCATCATCATGCTGGTGTACGTGTGGAGTAGAAGACATCCGCTCATACGCATGAACTTCTTCGGCCTCCTGAACTTTCAGGCCCCGTTTCTGCCCTGGGTGCTGATGGGATTTTCGCTGCTGCTCGGAAACTCCATCGTGGTCGACCTGCTCG GTATCAGTGTTGGACACATGTACTATTTCCTGGAAGACGTGTTTCCAAACCAGCCGGGAGGACGGAAGCTGCTGATGACACCAGAACTTCT ACGAGCCATGTTTGATCGGCCAGAGGACCCAGACTACCGTCCCctcctggaggaggaggagcagggtgGAGATCTGCAGCCGAACGAGGAGCAACAGAACTACGAGCCCAGAGAGCTGTGA
- the smarcb1a gene encoding SWI/SNF-related matrix-associated actin-dependent regulator of chromatin subfamily B member 1, producing the protein MALSKTFGQKPVKFQLEEDGDYYMIGSEVGNYLRMFRGSLYKRYPSLWRKLASVEERKKIVESSHDHGYTQLATSVTLLKASEVEEILEGNDEKYKAVSISTEPPAYLREQKAKRNSQWVPTLPNSSHHLDAVPCSTTINRSRLGRDKKRTFPLCFDDHDPAVIHENATQSEVLVPIRLDMEIEGQKLRDAFTWNMNEKLISPEMFAEILCDDLDLNPLAFVPAIASAIRQQIESYPTDSLLEDQTDQRVIIKLNIHVGNISLVDQFEWDMSERENSPEKFALKLCSELGLGGEFVTTIAYSIRGQLSWHQRTYAFSENPLPTVEIAIRNTGDADQWCPLLETLTDAEMEKKIRDQDRNTRRMRRLANTAPAW; encoded by the exons ATGGCGCTGAGCAAAACGTTTGGACAAAAACCGGTGAAATTTCAGCTCGAGGAGGATGGAGACTATTACATGATCGGGTCGGAG GTGGGAAACTACCTTCGCATGTTCAGAGGCTCCCTGTATAAAAGGTACCCGTCATTATGGAGAAAACTGGCATCGGTAGAAGAACGGAAGAAAATCGTGGAGTCATCACACG ATCATGGCTACACTCAGCTGGCCACCAGCGTGACTCTGCTGAAGGCTTCAGAGGTCGAGGAGATCCTTGAAGGGAATGACGAGAAGTACAAAGCGGTGTCCATCAGCACTGAGCCCCCCGCCTACCTCAG GGAACAGAAGGCAAAGAGGAACAGTCAGTGGGTTCCCACGCTGCCCAACAGTTCCCACCATCTGGACGCCGTGCCCTgctccaccaccatcaaccgCAGCCGACTGGGCCGCGACAAGAAGAGGACCTTCCCCCTGTG CTTTGATGACCACGATCCAGCAGTGATCCATGAAAACGCCACCCAGTCTGAAGTTCTTGTTCCGATCCGCCTGGATATGGAGATCGAGGGGCAGAAGCTCAGGGATGCTTTCACCTGGAATATGAACG aaaagctCATTTCGCCAGAGATGTTCGCTGAGATCCTGTGTGACGACCTGGACCTCAACCCGCTGGCCTTCGTCCCTGCCATCGCGTCCGCCATCCGCCAGCAGATCGAGTCTTATCCGACAGACAGCCTCCTGGAGGACCAGACAGACCAGAGGGTGATCATCAAG CTGAACATCCATGTTGGGAACATCTCTCTGGTGGACCAGTTTGAGTGGGACATGTCAGAGAGGGAGAACTCACCGGAGAAGTTCGCTCTGAAGCTTTGCTCTGAGCTCGGCCTCGGCGGGGAGTTTGTCACCACCATCGCTTACAGCATCCGCGGTCAGCTGAGCTGGCACCAGAGGACGTACGCCTTCAG TGAGAACCCTCTGCCCACAGTGGAGATAGCAATAAGAAACACAGGTGATGCTGACCAGTGGTGCCCCCTGCTGGAGACGCTGACGGACGCAGAGATGGAGAAGAAGATCAGAGACCAGGACAGAAACACAAG GCGAATGAGGCGACTGGCGAACACAGCACCTGCGTGGTAA